In the Nilaparvata lugens isolate BPH chromosome 9, ASM1435652v1, whole genome shotgun sequence genome, one interval contains:
- the LOC120353011 gene encoding uncharacterized protein LOC120353011, translated as MDKSHRASSSSFLLPDSPPPERELNFWEQQKRRSTATTSAVASTSGAPSSSASTSDPLKKQGIFVQDEDSSIIVGDSSPPPQATWAPRRAALTSVPAPKQSVKRRLFVDDEEPGVLTQSKKRAVEEDEEDSSIMTLLQQEEDEILPEEHFLTVINRYAPKPWTPLRELMEGTPYPIEDVREVCNQHGRRVVLKIRLSGQRTTDVYIPERFTQILTSKDIQNFKSKCKSLLLFVKHINQYMTDINIVKMHKI; from the exons ATGGACAAGTCACACCGTGCATCCTCATCCTCATTCTTATTGCCAGACAGCCCGCCTCCGGAGAGGGAACTCAACTTCTGGGAGCAGCAGAAGCGCCGCAGCACGGCTACAACATCAGCTGTCGCCTCCACCTCTGGCGCCCCCTCCTCCTCAGCCTCAACCTCAGATCCCTTGAAGAAACAAGGGATCTTCGTCCAAGATGAGGATTCCAGCATCATCGTGGGAGACAGCAGCCCTCCCCCGCAAGCTACTTGGGCACCACGCCGAGCAGCCCTCACATCGGTACCCGCCCCCAAGCAGTCTGTCAAGAGGAGGCTGTTTGTCGACGATGAGGAGCCTGgcgtcctcactcaatcaaag aaacgtgcggtggaagaggatgaggaggacagCTCCATAATGACGTTGTTACAGCAGGAGGAGGATGAAATTCTCCCCGAGGAGCACTTCCTCACCGTCATCAATAGGTACGCCCCGAAACCCTGGACTCCTCTAAGAGAGTTGATGGAGGGTACACCTTACCCTATTGAGGACGTGAGGGAGGTCTGCAATCAACATGGACGTCGCGTGGTGCTCAAGATCCGGCTGTCAGGTCAGAGAACAACAGATGTTTACATACCTGAACGTTTCACGCAGATCTTGACCTCCAAAGAcatccaaaattttaaaagtaaatgcaaatcattgttactgtttgTGAAACATATTAATCAGTACATGACTGACATAAACATtgttaaa atgcataaaatttaa